The Natrinema salaciae genome contains a region encoding:
- a CDS encoding LUD domain-containing protein has translation MTVDTVGRFERALEGLEVGLERVAAADASERIERIVELPAVGAPLPFDGVSLPDAVTTAPTTADLQAARTGVTPVGFAIAEYGTVAIESTADGAEPIALYPERHVAVVAESDVVPNLSAGFDRLADGFDAGRDSVVFATGRSATADMGDLVHGVHGPGDVHVILLEDR, from the coding sequence ATGACAGTCGACACAGTCGGTCGGTTCGAACGCGCACTCGAGGGACTCGAGGTGGGACTCGAGCGCGTCGCGGCCGCCGACGCGAGCGAACGGATCGAGCGGATCGTCGAACTGCCGGCCGTCGGCGCGCCGCTCCCGTTCGACGGCGTATCGCTTCCCGACGCGGTGACGACGGCGCCGACGACCGCCGATCTCCAGGCCGCCCGGACGGGCGTCACGCCGGTCGGCTTCGCGATCGCGGAGTACGGAACGGTCGCCATCGAATCGACGGCGGACGGCGCGGAGCCGATCGCCCTCTATCCGGAACGCCACGTCGCGGTCGTCGCCGAAAGCGACGTCGTGCCGAATCTCAGCGCCGGGTTCGACCGTCTCGCGGACGGCTTCGACGCCGGTCGAGACAGCGTCGTCTTCGCGACCGGCCGGAGCGCGACGGCGGACATGGGCGACCTCGTCCACGGCGTTCACGGGCCGGGAGACGTCCACGTGATCCTCCTGGAGGACCGATAA
- a CDS encoding carboxypeptidase-like regulatory domain-containing protein has protein sequence MGADTVPTADRIDAQSDDPSQVVESVNGNEIPAANDAIASFNSQLQEKAGLLGVDVENVSHVGAVEAETVSEAHNEADRLRAAADDREVAIFDKVVTVINDGGVADVNRSEIQSPADARDVADRLEEEGGLATQAAQSLRDAADLIENDLDPALNGAADKLESLTGDESATGAVAGTVTGADGEPIANATVTAGDQQTTTDENGSYELELEPGEHALTVTADGYEDASENVTIEADATTTADVTLQQEGDGGSDSVGEVVESVNGNEIPAANDAIASFNSQLQEKAGLLGVDVENVTHVDEAQAETVSEAHDEADRLRAAADDREVAIFDKVVTVINDGGVADVNRSEIQSPADARDVADRLEEEGGLATQAAQSLRDAADLIENDLDPALNGAADKLESLEGDEPATGTVAGTVTGADGEPIANATVTAGDQQTTTDENGSYELELEPGEYALAVSAEGYQNASEDVTVEATATTTADATLQQEGDGGSDSVGEVVESVNGNEIPAANDALTSFNSQLQEKAGLLGVDVENVSHVDAVEAETVSEAHDEADRLRVAADDREVAIFDKVVTVINDGGVADVNRSEIQSPADARDVADRLEEEGGLATQAAQSLRDAADLIENDLDPALHGAADKLESLGGDEPATGTVAGTVTDADGEPVANATVTAGDQETTTAADGSYELELEPGEYALAVSADGYEDASENVTVEADATATVDVTLDAESTTGTIGGVVTDAAGEPVANATVAAGDQQTTTSESGCYALVLEPGEYALAVSADGYENASEDVTVDAGTTTTVNVTLELESTTGTVEGTVTDADGEPVANATVTAGDQEATTDANGSYVLELEAGDYTVTVSADGYEDASEDVTVEADATTTADVTLQQEDDGSDPIAEIVESVNENEIAETNAALEAFNDKVDNQTAEIDDEFDDVEAVAPVEATDAAEAAAEADRLRDDADDRQAAIFETVVGVINARAPDIVSPIVDPADVTTPEEARAEGERIEEEYGDISDDAALANESLHNAADLVEFTVQPNLNAAADKLENVSEPEPTTGTVEGTITDADGEPIANATVTAGDQQTTTDENGSYAIELEPGEHTLAVSAAGYEDASRTVTVEADAATTADVVLEPEPTTGTVEGTVTDTDGEPIADATVTVGDQQTTTDEDGSYALELEAGEYTLAVSADGYEDASEDVAVDAGATATVDVTLQQEDDEIDADVVVDATVDDETVAVGETVTVDVDIERVTADAETEFLPGDETEIGAYTLVLRYDADALEFESIDRPGWQVVDIANDGILIVDRAWVPPGQSEMPVDAFSAEFEVVDGAGDDATFEFDSAASSVDERTFFWKTQPLDAAYDGATVAIEEPDADGPEQPDTGDFPDDISDIWDVITGIGAEIGIGTAASPIVG, from the coding sequence ATGGGTGCTGACACAGTACCGACCGCTGACCGTATCGATGCACAGAGCGACGACCCGAGTCAGGTCGTCGAGAGCGTCAACGGGAACGAGATCCCGGCCGCGAACGACGCAATCGCGTCGTTCAACAGCCAGCTTCAGGAGAAGGCCGGGCTCCTCGGCGTCGACGTCGAAAACGTCAGCCACGTCGGCGCGGTCGAAGCTGAGACCGTCTCGGAGGCTCACAACGAGGCCGACCGCCTTCGTGCCGCCGCCGACGATCGAGAGGTAGCGATCTTCGACAAGGTCGTGACGGTGATCAACGACGGTGGCGTCGCGGATGTCAACCGAAGCGAGATCCAGTCGCCGGCCGACGCGCGCGACGTTGCGGACCGTCTCGAAGAGGAAGGCGGCCTCGCCACGCAGGCGGCCCAATCGCTGCGGGACGCCGCCGATCTAATCGAGAACGACCTCGATCCCGCCCTCAACGGCGCTGCGGACAAACTCGAGTCGCTCACGGGCGACGAGTCGGCCACCGGAGCGGTCGCCGGGACCGTCACCGGTGCCGACGGCGAGCCGATCGCGAACGCGACGGTCACCGCCGGCGACCAGCAGACGACGACCGACGAGAACGGCTCTTACGAACTCGAACTCGAGCCGGGCGAGCACGCGCTGACGGTCACCGCTGACGGCTACGAGGACGCGAGCGAAAACGTGACGATCGAGGCCGATGCGACGACGACCGCCGACGTCACGCTCCAGCAGGAGGGTGACGGCGGATCGGACTCGGTCGGTGAGGTCGTCGAGAGCGTCAACGGGAACGAGATCCCGGCCGCGAACGACGCAATCGCGTCGTTCAACAGCCAGCTTCAGGAGAAGGCCGGACTCCTCGGCGTCGACGTCGAAAACGTCACTCACGTCGACGAGGCTCAGGCCGAGACCGTCTCGGAAGCCCACGACGAGGCCGACCGCCTCCGGGCCGCCGCCGACGACCGAGAGGTGGCGATCTTCGACAAGGTCGTGACGGTGATCAACGACGGTGGCGTCGCGGATGTCAACCGCAGCGAGATCCAGTCACCGGCCGACGCACGCGACGTCGCGGACCGTCTCGAAGAGGAAGGCGGCCTCGCCACGCAGGCGGCTCAATCGCTGCGGGACGCCGCCGACCTGATCGAGAACGATCTCGATCCCGCCCTCAACGGCGCTGCGGACAAACTCGAGTCGCTCGAGGGCGACGAGCCAGCAACCGGAACGGTCGCCGGGACTGTCACCGGTGCCGACGGCGAGCCGATCGCGAACGCGACGGTCACCGCCGGCGACCAGCAGACGACGACCGACGAGAACGGCTCCTACGAACTCGAACTCGAGCCGGGCGAGTACGCGCTCGCCGTCTCGGCCGAGGGCTATCAGAACGCCAGTGAAGACGTGACGGTCGAGGCTACTGCGACGACGACCGCCGACGCCACGCTCCAGCAGGAGGGTGACGGCGGATCGGACTCGGTCGGTGAGGTCGTCGAGAGCGTCAACGGGAACGAGATCCCGGCCGCGAACGACGCGCTCACGTCCTTCAACAGCCAGCTTCAGGAGAAGGCCGGACTCCTCGGCGTCGACGTCGAGAACGTCAGCCACGTCGACGCGGTCGAAGCTGAGACCGTCTCGGAAGCCCACGACGAGGCCGACCGCCTTCGTGTCGCCGCCGACGATCGAGAGGTAGCGATCTTCGACAAGGTCGTGACGGTGATCAACGACGGTGGCGTCGCGGACGTCAACCGAAGTGAGATCCAGTCGCCGGCCGACGCACGCGACGTCGCGGACCGCCTCGAAGAGGAAGGGGGTCTCGCCACGCAGGCGGCCCAATCGCTGCGGGACGCCGCCGATCTGATCGAGAACGACCTCGATCCCGCTCTCCACGGCGCTGCGGACAAACTCGAGTCGCTCGGGGGCGACGAGCCAGCAACCGGAACGGTCGCCGGGACCGTCACCGACGCCGACGGCGAGCCCGTCGCCAACGCGACCGTCACGGCCGGTGATCAGGAAACGACGACCGCCGCCGACGGCTCCTACGAACTCGAACTCGAGCCGGGCGAGTACGCGCTCGCCGTCTCGGCTGACGGTTACGAGGACGCGAGCGAAAACGTGACGGTCGAGGCCGATGCGACCGCGACCGTCGACGTCACGCTCGATGCCGAATCGACTACTGGAACGATCGGAGGCGTGGTCACTGACGCTGCCGGCGAGCCGGTCGCCAACGCGACCGTCGCCGCCGGCGACCAGCAGACGACGACCAGCGAGAGCGGGTGCTACGCGCTCGTGCTCGAGCCGGGCGAGTACGCGCTCGCCGTCTCGGCTGACGGCTACGAGAACGCGAGCGAAGACGTGACGGTCGACGCCGGTACGACGACGACCGTCAACGTCACCCTCGAACTCGAGTCGACTACCGGCACAGTCGAGGGCACGGTCACCGACGCCGACGGCGAACCAGTCGCCAACGCGACAGTCACCGCCGGCGATCAGGAGGCAACGACCGACGCCAACGGTAGCTATGTCCTCGAACTCGAGGCTGGCGACTACACGGTTACCGTCTCGGCTGACGGCTACGAGGACGCGAGCGAAGACGTGACGGTCGAGGCCGATGCGACGACGACTGCCGACGTCACGCTCCAGCAGGAGGACGACGGCTCGGACCCGATCGCCGAGATCGTGGAGAGCGTCAACGAAAACGAGATCGCCGAAACGAACGCGGCGCTCGAGGCGTTCAACGACAAGGTCGACAATCAGACGGCCGAGATCGACGACGAGTTCGACGATGTCGAAGCCGTCGCTCCGGTCGAGGCGACCGACGCGGCGGAAGCGGCCGCGGAAGCCGACCGCCTGCGTGACGACGCCGACGACCGACAGGCCGCCATCTTCGAGACCGTCGTCGGCGTGATCAACGCACGAGCCCCGGACATCGTCTCGCCGATCGTCGACCCCGCCGACGTCACCACGCCCGAGGAGGCTCGAGCGGAAGGCGAACGCATCGAAGAGGAGTACGGTGACATTTCGGACGACGCCGCACTCGCAAACGAGTCGCTGCACAACGCGGCCGACCTCGTCGAGTTCACGGTGCAGCCGAACCTGAACGCCGCCGCGGACAAACTCGAGAACGTATCCGAACCCGAGCCGACGACTGGCACCGTCGAGGGAACGATCACCGACGCCGACGGCGAGCCGATCGCGAACGCGACGGTCACCGCCGGCGACCAGCAGACGACGACCGACGAGAACGGCTCCTACGCCATCGAGCTCGAGCCTGGCGAGCACACGCTCGCCGTCTCGGCCGCGGGGTACGAAGATGCGAGCCGGACCGTCACGGTCGAGGCCGACGCGGCGACGACCGCAGACGTGGTGCTCGAACCCGAGCCGACGACCGGCACCGTCGAAGGGACCGTCACCGACACCGACGGTGAACCGATCGCCGACGCGACGGTCACCGTCGGCGACCAGCAGACGACGACCGACGAGGACGGTTCCTACGCCCTCGAACTCGAGGCCGGCGAGTACACGCTCGCCGTCTCGGCCGATGGATACGAGGACGCCAGCGAGGACGTCGCGGTCGACGCCGGCGCGACCGCGACCGTCGACGTCACGCTCCAGCAGGAGGACGACGAGATCGATGCCGACGTCGTCGTCGACGCGACGGTCGACGACGAGACCGTCGCGGTCGGTGAGACGGTTACCGTCGACGTCGACATCGAACGTGTGACCGCCGACGCCGAGACCGAATTCCTCCCCGGCGATGAGACGGAGATCGGCGCGTACACGCTCGTTCTCCGGTACGATGCCGACGCCCTCGAGTTCGAGAGCATCGACCGACCGGGCTGGCAGGTCGTCGACATCGCGAACGATGGCATCCTGATCGTCGATCGAGCGTGGGTCCCGCCGGGACAGAGCGAGATGCCGGTCGACGCGTTCAGCGCCGAGTTCGAAGTCGTCGACGGCGCCGGTGACGACGCGACGTTCGAGTTCGATTCGGCGGCCTCGAGCGTCGACGAGCGGACCTTCTTCTGGAAGACCCAACCGCTCGACGCGGCGTACGACGGCGCGACCGTCGCCATCGAGGAACCGGACGCGGACGGTCCCGAACAGCCGGACACGGGCGACTTCCCCGACGACATCTCGGACATCTGGGACGTGATCACCGGCATCGGAGCCGAAATCGGCATCGGCACCGCCGCGAGCCCGATCGTCGGTTGA
- the pan1 gene encoding proteasome-activating nucleotidase Pan1, with translation MSDTVDDVDLPYDEDEASQQEKIQALEERLEILETQNEEMRDKLLDANAENNKYQQKLERLTHENKKLKQSPLFVATVQEVTDEGVIIKQHGNNQEALTEVTDEMREDLEPDARVAVNNSLSIVKPLSNETDVRARVMEVTESPAVSYEDIGGLEEQMQEVRETVEMPLEKPDMFDDVGIDPPSGVLLYGPPGTGKTMLAKAVANQTDATFIKMAGSELVHKFIGEGAKLVRDLFDVAREHEPAVIFIDEIDAIAAKRTESKTSGDAEVQRTMMQLLSEMDGFEERGEIRIIAATNRFDMLDRAILRPGRFDRLIEVPKPNAEGREIIFEIHTRGMNVADDVDFGELATDAAEASGADIKAVCTEAGMFAIRDDRTEIRMEDFRNAWDKVQAESDETEDVSKTFA, from the coding sequence ATGAGCGACACCGTGGACGACGTCGACCTCCCATACGACGAGGACGAGGCGTCCCAACAGGAGAAAATCCAGGCGCTCGAGGAACGGCTGGAGATCCTCGAGACGCAAAACGAGGAGATGCGCGACAAGCTCCTCGACGCCAACGCCGAGAACAACAAGTACCAGCAGAAGCTCGAGCGACTCACGCACGAGAACAAGAAACTCAAGCAGTCCCCGCTGTTCGTCGCCACCGTCCAGGAGGTCACGGACGAAGGCGTCATTATCAAACAGCACGGGAACAACCAGGAGGCCCTGACCGAGGTCACCGACGAGATGCGCGAGGACCTGGAGCCGGACGCGCGGGTCGCGGTCAACAACTCGCTGTCTATCGTCAAGCCGCTCTCCAACGAGACCGACGTCCGCGCTCGCGTGATGGAAGTCACCGAGAGCCCCGCGGTCAGCTACGAGGACATCGGCGGCCTCGAGGAGCAGATGCAAGAGGTTCGCGAGACCGTCGAGATGCCCCTGGAGAAGCCCGACATGTTCGACGACGTCGGGATCGACCCGCCGAGCGGCGTCCTGCTGTACGGGCCGCCGGGGACGGGGAAGACGATGCTCGCCAAGGCCGTCGCCAACCAGACCGACGCCACCTTCATCAAGATGGCCGGCTCGGAACTGGTCCACAAGTTCATCGGCGAGGGTGCGAAGCTCGTCCGCGACCTCTTCGACGTGGCCCGCGAGCACGAGCCCGCCGTCATCTTCATCGACGAGATCGACGCCATCGCCGCCAAGCGAACGGAGTCCAAGACCTCCGGCGACGCCGAGGTCCAGCGGACGATGATGCAGCTGCTCTCCGAGATGGACGGCTTCGAGGAGCGCGGCGAGATCCGCATCATCGCCGCCACCAACCGCTTCGACATGCTCGACCGCGCCATCCTCCGTCCCGGCCGGTTCGACCGCCTGATCGAGGTACCCAAGCCGAACGCGGAGGGTCGCGAGATCATCTTCGAGATCCACACCCGCGGCATGAACGTCGCCGACGACGTCGACTTCGGCGAACTCGCGACCGACGCGGCGGAAGCGTCCGGGGCCGACATCAAGGCCGTCTGTACCGAGGCCGGCATGTTCGCCATCCGCGACGACCGCACCGAGATCCGGATGGAGGACTTCCGCAACGCCTGGGACAAGGTTCAGGCCGAGTCCGACGAGACCGAGGACGTCTCGAAGACGTTCGCCTGA
- a CDS encoding alpha/beta fold hydrolase, which yields MAATYRPGDVEPISGSYVHVEVEGVDHRIYFEENGPEDGIPLLCQHTAGNNCQEWRHLLTDEEITDEFRVIAHDLPYHGKSVPPTSREWWTEDYTMTAEQFTETLVNLADALELEDPIYMGSSMGGNITLELADWYPERFRALIGLECGAHSPGFYIDWLDHPEVNTTEVNAYACWGLMAPQSPERTRRETMYLYEQGATGVFKGDLYYYSVDHDYRDKLEQVNADECPLYIANGEYDYLTTPEDGRQTAEGVGEGATAIEFAEIGHFPMSEHPELFNAYIKEVLADVTGDRDEELPDVLEPDDVGIELHQQGPAREKPPE from the coding sequence ATGGCGGCGACCTACCGGCCGGGCGACGTCGAACCGATCAGCGGATCGTACGTCCACGTCGAAGTCGAGGGCGTCGACCACCGGATCTATTTCGAGGAGAATGGCCCCGAGGACGGCATCCCGCTGCTGTGCCAGCACACCGCGGGGAACAACTGTCAGGAGTGGCGACACCTGCTGACGGACGAGGAGATCACGGACGAGTTCCGCGTCATCGCCCACGATCTGCCCTATCACGGGAAATCGGTCCCACCGACCTCGCGGGAGTGGTGGACCGAGGACTACACGATGACGGCCGAGCAGTTCACCGAGACCCTCGTCAACCTCGCCGACGCCCTCGAACTCGAGGACCCGATCTACATGGGTTCGAGCATGGGCGGGAACATCACGCTCGAACTGGCCGACTGGTATCCCGAGCGATTCCGGGCCCTGATCGGCCTCGAGTGTGGTGCCCACAGCCCCGGATTCTACATCGACTGGCTCGATCACCCCGAGGTCAACACCACCGAGGTCAACGCCTACGCCTGCTGGGGGCTCATGGCACCCCAGAGCCCGGAACGGACCCGCCGCGAAACGATGTATCTCTACGAACAGGGCGCGACGGGCGTGTTCAAAGGCGACCTCTACTACTACTCCGTCGATCACGACTACCGCGACAAACTCGAGCAGGTCAACGCCGACGAGTGTCCGCTCTACATCGCCAACGGCGAGTACGATTACCTGACCACGCCGGAGGACGGCCGCCAGACGGCCGAGGGCGTCGGCGAAGGCGCGACCGCGATCGAGTTCGCCGAGATCGGCCACTTCCCGATGAGCGAACACCCCGAGCTGTTCAACGCCTACATCAAGGAGGTGCTCGCCGACGTTACCGGCGACCGAGACGAAGAGCTTCCCGACGTCCTCGAGCCCGACGACGTCGGTATCGAGCTTCACCAGCAGGGACCGGCGCGCGAGAAACCGCCCGAATAG
- a CDS encoding MarR family transcriptional regulator — protein MSASESFRRETSERGTWDDVRDLPPSAKLVAKVLEYNDTMTQQQIADETLLPSRTVRYALNRLDEENVIDSRFSFSDARKRLYSLEIES, from the coding sequence ATGAGTGCTTCAGAGTCGTTTCGACGGGAGACCAGCGAGCGGGGGACGTGGGACGACGTTCGTGACCTGCCTCCGAGCGCGAAACTCGTCGCGAAAGTTCTCGAGTACAACGACACGATGACCCAGCAACAGATCGCCGACGAGACGCTCCTGCCGTCCCGAACGGTCCGATACGCCCTCAACCGACTCGACGAGGAAAACGTCATCGACTCGCGCTTTTCGTTCTCCGACGCCCGCAAGCGGCTGTACAGCCTCGAGATCGAATCGTAA
- a CDS encoding GMP synthase subunit A: MTKIVVVDNHGQFTHLERRALRDLGVDTELIDNDTPPEDVDADGVVLSGGPDMDRIGNSAEYLEAEMPVLGICLGMQLIAAELGGRVGSGEYGGYADVSVDIVDADDPLTGSLHPETRVWASHADEVKELPDGFELTARSDVCDVEAMSDTDRDLYGVQWHPEVAHTEEGDEVFENFLAICEADSSR; encoded by the coding sequence ATGACGAAGATCGTCGTGGTGGACAACCACGGACAGTTCACCCACCTCGAGCGCCGGGCGCTTCGCGACCTCGGCGTCGACACGGAGCTGATCGACAACGACACGCCCCCCGAAGACGTCGACGCCGACGGCGTCGTCCTCTCGGGCGGTCCGGACATGGATCGGATCGGGAACTCCGCCGAGTACCTCGAGGCGGAGATGCCGGTTCTGGGTATCTGCCTGGGAATGCAGCTGATCGCCGCGGAGCTGGGCGGCCGCGTCGGCAGCGGCGAGTACGGCGGCTACGCCGACGTCAGCGTCGACATCGTCGACGCTGACGACCCGCTGACCGGCTCCCTGCACCCGGAGACCCGCGTCTGGGCGAGTCACGCCGACGAGGTCAAGGAACTCCCCGATGGATTCGAACTCACGGCCCGAAGCGACGTCTGCGACGTCGAGGCGATGAGCGACACCGACCGCGATCTCTACGGCGTCCAGTGGCACCCCGAGGTGGCCCACACCGAGGAGGGCGACGAGGTCTTCGAGAACTTTCTGGCGATCTGCGAAGCCGACTCGTCCCGCTGA
- a CDS encoding LUD domain-containing protein has translation MAQRTRSERADRIRHLLETEGPAIHAHASASNARRYQTYDDTDDIEKLRTDARAIKEDAIDRLPDLIETVRDAVEGNGGTVYVADDAADANAYVADVVERRTDANGIAGGGETPSVVKSKSMTTEEIDLNEALEAAGIDVTETDLGEWVLQVADDTPSHIVGPAMHISRPEIAELFNERFDPDEPFETAAELTRFARDHLGEIITDADVGITGANFVVADSGTIALVTNEGNARKCAVTPDTHVAVAGVEKLLPTLSDLEPFVDIIAKSATGQPISQYVTMLSPPTESPTLDFDRPDEPITADDGAVDDAADADREFHLVLLDNGRMDMREDDQLRETLYCIRCGACSNSCANFQAVGGHAFGGETYSGGIATGWEAGVHGQESAAEFNDLCTGCTRCVDACPVKIDIPWINTVVRDRINHTGDPEAYDFLVDGLTPDTEGRGVDPGKRFFGNIGAVAKAASATAPVSNWLADAGPVRAALEHALGIDRRRDLPTFQRESLVDWFEKRGGEAASKKRAAEPRVPQGGADASTGRVTARGGTDADREAVLYPDVYTNYVDTERGKAAVRTLEALGVPVSVPDLPESGRAALSQGMVATADRQASRLYAALAEDLDAGRDVVVVEPSDLAAIHREYERLLPESSYERLRDGSYEICEYVYGLLENGADPDVLSTGDGAEPVAYHSHCQQRTLDLEAPTVAVLERCGYAPETSTAECCGMAGSFGYKREYYDLSVAVGERLAGQVEGAETVVASGTSCGEQLEVLLERDVPHPIELLAPGTRP, from the coding sequence ATGGCACAGCGCACGCGATCCGAGCGGGCGGATCGGATTCGACACCTCCTCGAGACCGAGGGGCCGGCGATCCACGCCCACGCGAGCGCCTCGAACGCTCGTCGGTATCAGACCTACGACGATACCGACGACATCGAGAAGTTGCGGACCGACGCGCGAGCGATCAAGGAAGACGCCATCGACCGCCTCCCCGACCTGATCGAGACGGTCCGGGATGCCGTCGAGGGAAACGGCGGCACCGTCTACGTCGCGGACGACGCGGCGGACGCGAACGCGTACGTGGCCGACGTGGTCGAGCGCCGGACCGACGCGAACGGAATCGCCGGAGGCGGTGAGACGCCGTCGGTCGTCAAATCGAAATCGATGACGACCGAGGAGATCGACCTCAACGAGGCGCTCGAGGCCGCGGGGATCGACGTCACCGAGACCGACCTCGGGGAGTGGGTCCTGCAGGTCGCGGACGACACCCCCTCGCACATCGTCGGGCCGGCGATGCACATCTCTCGACCGGAGATCGCCGAACTGTTCAACGAGCGGTTCGACCCCGACGAACCGTTCGAGACCGCGGCGGAACTGACCCGGTTCGCCCGGGATCATCTCGGCGAGATCATCACGGACGCGGACGTGGGGATCACCGGCGCGAACTTCGTCGTCGCCGACAGCGGGACGATCGCCCTCGTCACGAACGAGGGGAACGCCCGCAAGTGTGCGGTTACGCCCGACACCCACGTGGCGGTCGCGGGTGTGGAGAAGCTGCTCCCGACGCTGTCGGACCTCGAGCCGTTCGTCGACATCATCGCCAAGAGCGCGACGGGGCAGCCGATCTCCCAGTACGTGACGATGCTCTCGCCGCCGACGGAGTCGCCGACGCTGGATTTCGATCGGCCGGACGAGCCGATCACGGCCGACGACGGGGCGGTGGACGACGCGGCCGATGCCGACCGCGAGTTCCACCTCGTCTTGCTCGACAACGGCCGCATGGACATGCGCGAGGACGATCAGCTCCGGGAGACGCTGTACTGCATCCGGTGTGGGGCCTGCTCGAACTCCTGTGCGAACTTCCAGGCCGTCGGCGGCCACGCTTTCGGCGGCGAGACCTACTCGGGCGGGATCGCCACCGGCTGGGAGGCGGGCGTCCACGGACAGGAGTCCGCGGCCGAGTTCAACGACCTCTGTACCGGCTGCACGCGCTGTGTCGACGCCTGTCCCGTGAAGATCGACATCCCCTGGATCAATACCGTGGTCAGAGACCGGATCAACCACACTGGTGACCCCGAGGCTTACGACTTCCTCGTCGACGGCCTCACGCCCGATACCGAGGGACGCGGAGTGGACCCCGGCAAGCGCTTCTTCGGGAACATCGGCGCGGTCGCGAAAGCCGCCAGCGCGACCGCCCCCGTCTCGAACTGGCTCGCCGACGCCGGTCCCGTCCGCGCGGCGCTCGAGCACGCCCTCGGAATCGATCGCCGGCGCGATCTCCCGACCTTCCAGCGGGAATCGCTCGTCGACTGGTTCGAGAAGCGAGGCGGCGAAGCCGCCTCGAAAAAGCGAGCGGCGGAACCGCGAGTACCGCAAGGCGGTGCGGACGCCTCGACCGGTCGGGTAACAGCTCGAGGCGGGACCGACGCCGACCGCGAGGCCGTTCTCTACCCCGACGTCTACACGAACTACGTCGACACGGAGCGGGGAAAGGCCGCGGTCCGGACGCTCGAGGCGCTTGGCGTCCCAGTTTCGGTCCCCGACCTGCCCGAGAGCGGGCGCGCGGCGCTCTCCCAGGGGATGGTCGCGACGGCCGACCGGCAGGCCAGCCGGCTCTACGCCGCGCTGGCGGAGGACCTCGACGCCGGCCGGGACGTGGTCGTCGTCGAACCGTCCGATCTGGCGGCCATCCACCGCGAGTACGAGCGACTGTTGCCCGAGAGCTCGTATGAGCGCCTCCGGGACGGCAGCTACGAGATCTGCGAGTACGTCTACGGGCTCCTCGAGAACGGTGCCGATCCCGACGTCCTGTCGACCGGTGACGGCGCCGAGCCGGTCGCCTACCACTCGCACTGCCAGCAGCGGACGCTCGACCTCGAAGCGCCCACGGTGGCCGTCCTCGAGCGCTGCGGCTACGCACCCGAGACGTCGACTGCAGAGTGCTGTGGGATGGCCGGCTCGTTCGGCTACAAGCGGGAGTACTACGACCTCAGCGTGGCGGTCGGCGAGCGACTGGCGGGGCAGGTCGAGGGCGCGGAAACGGTCGTAGCGTCGGGAACCTCGTGTGGTGAGCAACTCGAGGTGCTGCTCGAGCGGGACGTGCCGCATCCGATCGAGTTGCTCGCCCCCGGCACCCGACCGTAA